A stretch of DNA from Alicyclobacillus acidocaldarius subsp. acidocaldarius Tc-4-1:
ATCTCCTGCCGAATCACGGACTCGCCCTTTCGCAGCGCCATGATGGCCGCCTCGTTGACCACCGCTTCCAGCTGGGCCCCGGAAAACCCGAAAGTTTCGCGTGCGATGTGTTCAAGGTCGACGTCCGGCGCCAAGGGCTTGTTTTTCGTCTGGATTCTTAGAATGTGCAGGCGCCCCTCCTTATCCGGCAGATCGACGCGAATTTGCCGGTCAAAGCGACCCGGTCTGAGCAGCGCCGGATCGAGCATATCCGGCCGGTTGGTAGCTGCCATGACGAGCACGAATGGATGTTGCGACGTGTTCATGCCGTCCATTTCGGTCAGCAACTGGTTCAGCGTCTGGTCATACTCTTGATGGCTGTGTTGACCGCGCCGCCCACCCACCACGTCGATCTCGTCGAGAAAGATGATGGCGCTGTCCTTGTTTTCTCGCTTCGCGAGCGCGCGAGCTCGGCGAAATAGCTCGCGCACGCGGCTCGCGCCCACGCCCACGTACATCTCGACGAATTCGGAGCCCGACGCGGACAAGAACACCGAATCCGTGTAAGTGGCTGCGGCTTTCGCCATGAGCGTTTTCCCCGTCCCAGGAGGGCCCGTGAGCAGAATGCCCTTAATCGGCCGAATCCCGAGCTGTGCGATGCGGTCTCGATACCGCAAAAAGTCGAGCGCCTCCATCAGTTCTCGCTTGGCGGATTCCTGCCCGCCGATCTCGTCAAACGACACGTTCGGCCGAACCGACACATCTCGTCCGGCAGGCGCCTGCGCGTTGCGCCGGTCCAAGACCACCCACAACATCGCTCCAAGTCCCGCGAGGAAGAGCACCGGGATAATCTGAATCACGTGCAGCATGCCTAAGAAGGCCACCACGGCGATCCCGGTTCCAATCAGCCATTCACGCATGGTCATGACGTCGCACCTCCCGCGCGCGACGCGTAAGGAATCACGCGATACAGGTAGTAGGGACCTTTTTGTAATTGGAGGTAAATATAGGAATTATCCATAGTCAAGCGGTACGCCATGTGGTACGACTTCGCCAGGCGCGCTACGTCGGCGGCCATTTGGGTATAATCCTCCTTGGCGATGCCTTGTTGGATCTCGAGCTCGAACGCGCTCTCGAAGATCTGCGTGAGCGGCCCCTCGTGCGCATCGCCAATGCGAACACTGACGTTCGTTCCAAGTTTGCGCTCTATTTCGTCGGATATGGCATCGTAGGTCAGCTGAAGGTCGCCTTGCTTCAGCGTCTGGAAGGGCCCCAGTTGGATCACCACCACATCCGGGCTTCCCGTCGTAATATCCACCTTTTCCACACCAGCGACCGACTGCAGGCTTTGTTTGAGCGGATTCAGCAAGTTATAGTGTTGATAGGCCTGCCAGCCGCCGATGAGAAGCGCGAGCATCAGGAGCGCCGTCACAAAGATCGGCACAATGCGGATGCGAGACAAAGACCTCGCCCCCTTCTATCGCTGGTCTGTGCGGCTGCTGAGACCAGTATAGCACGCCGTCGAACATGTGTTCAGCTGCACTTGTTTCCCGCGCTTCCAGCCCTTCAAGAATGGACGAGCACATCCTGCCACAAAAGTTGTCCCGTCGTAGCATTGAAATAGAAAAAGGCCAGGCGCCCGTTCGAGCGTCCCATGACCTCGTAGACTGCAGTTCCAGCTTTGGCCCAACTCGGAGCCTCCTCATCGCTCGACACGTAGCCAAGCGTGACGGACTGAACTTCGATGCCGCGCGCCAAAGCTCTCTTTTTCACCTCGTCCGCGGGGAGGATCGACGTCGAGGGCAGCACAAAAGCTCTCCGCATCGCGGGAATGTAAAAAGCATACCACGTCCGTCCGAAGCTATCTTGGCCCCGGAACACATCCTCCACGCCCGCTGCGGTGAACACGCTGTACGACTCCAACCGGTCGAGAGGCGTGTGATCTAACACGTAGGTCGCCGCCTGTTGTTCAGCTTGCCAGTAGGGGCTCAACAAGTTCCAAAAGTACATAAGAACGCCGATGCCGATCACGACCATCGCGATCGGCACCGAAGTCCATACGATCCTCCGCTTGGTCATGTGGCATCCGTCCGGTAAATGGTGATCTGCACTTTGTCGGGATGTTGCTCCGACTTGGCCATTCCAAAGATGACGTCCTTGTCTTTCAGGTTGCGATTTAAAAAATCAATGAGGCGGTACAGATCTTCCGAATTTGAACACACCATGGTCGCGTAGACGTTCCATTTCGAATCCAAACCATTCCACCCACCGTTATGAACGAGATATCATGTTTTGTAAGAATTCATCATTTGTGAAGTGGTATCTCATAGGGGTCAAACTCACCTTGCCCGACCTCACCACACCGATATCCACGAGGCCCTCTCCAACCTCGTCAATGATATCCCCTCCATAACGATACACCTCGTGCCCTTCCACGTCGAGTTCGCGCGAAAAAACATCATGGTACCTGCGCACGCCGAGATCGCACCACACGATATCCGCGCGAGTCCATGTCTTCTGACCAACGAAGGGAATATTGGCGCTGAGGAAGGTGTCCGCGGGCAGATCGAGTTCGATGGCGAGTTCGATGAGCAAGCGACACGCCTCTTGTGCCGAGGCAAAGTCGAACGGCGGGCCGACGTGGGACAGCGCGAGCGCCTTCACCCCTTGCAAGGCAGCCTCGCCCGCGATGGCCACCGTACCTGAATACAGCACATCGGTCGCCAGGTTGGCGCCGGCGTTGATCCCCGATAGCACGAGGTCGAAGGGACGCCCGGCGTGCAACACGGCGAGTGCCCATTTGCAACAATCGACCGGCGTTCCCGAGAGCGCGAACGCATCGGACGCCCCAGGAACCTCGCGCCGCTCCACCCGAATGGTGCGGTGAAGACTGATCCCATGACTCGAGGCGCTTCGCTGCCGGTCAGGAGCGGCCACGACGACCTCGCCAAAAGCGGACGCGATTTCGACCAACGCGAACAGCCCCGCGGCCTGGATGCCATCGTCGTTGCAGATCAACATGCGCATGACGGCGTTCTCCTCTCTCATCACCTCACGCCTCATACGACCGCGGCGCGTCGCTCATACTTAGAAGTACGATACTGGGAGGTGGGCATATGACTGAGCGCGAAGAGGCGCTTCCTCCGTGGACGAATCGTACGTCCTTGCGTGACGACGTCCGCCGCTTCGTGTTTGAGGCCTACATGGATATCGCCCTGGCCGACATGCTGGACGAAACCAGCCTTGTGGAGCCCGACGTCGACAACGCGGTGGAACGCGATTAAGCGCGTGTCAACAAGTCCTTGAGGCGCGCCGCTTCGTACCGAATGCGCTCCACGTCGAGCGCCGTGGGCTCTCGGTTTTGGAGCACCCATTCGCCCGCGACGATCACGTCCCGGACGTCGTCAGCGCCGGCCGCATACACCAAATCCGAGAGCAGATCGTGGGACGGCGTGAAGTGCGGCGAGCGTGCGTCGAGCAACACCATATCGCAGACGGCTCCGGCTCGAAGCGTGCCATGGCCTTCAGGCAGGAAGAGGGCACGCGCGCCAAATTCTGTGGCGAGTGCAAACGCGGTGGCAGCATCGATGGATGTCGCATCTTCACGCACGCCCTTGTGCAGCGTCGCTGCAAGGCGCATTTCCTCAAACATGTCCAGGTTGTTGTTGCTCGCCGCGCCATCCGTGCCAAGGCCCACAGTCACGCCCCGGCTTAGCATGTCGGGGAGCGGCATAATGCCAGAACCGAGCTTCAGGTTGCTCTGCGGATTGTGAGCCACGCGGACGTCGTGCGCGCGCAAAATTTCGATGTCGTCCTGCGTAGCGTGCACACAGTGCGCGGCGAGCGTCGGCACCTGGAAGAGTCCGGCGCGCTCTGCCAAACCAATGGGCGTGAGCCCTTCCTGCGATAGAAATTGATCCACCTCACCGCGCGTCTCGCTCAGGTGAATCTGGATACCGACGCCGAGATCGGCGGCGAGATCGGCGATTTGCGTCAGGAAAGGCTCAGGGCAGGTGTAGGGCGCGTGCGGGCCCAGCGCTACCTGAATGCGCCCGTCCGCCGCCCCATGCCATGTCTGTACAAACGCGCGGCTCGCCTCGAGCTTTTCCACCTGAACCTCAGGCTCAGCGGCGGCTAGGCCAATGGACAAAAGCGCCCGCATGCCCGACTCCGCCACCGCCTCCG
This window harbors:
- a CDS encoding YpmA family protein: MDSKWNVYATMVCSNSEDLYRLIDFLNRNLKDKDVIFGMAKSEQHPDKVQITIYRTDAT
- a CDS encoding PepSY domain-containing protein produces the protein MTKRRIVWTSVPIAMVVIGIGVLMYFWNLLSPYWQAEQQAATYVLDHTPLDRLESYSVFTAAGVEDVFRGQDSFGRTWYAFYIPAMRRAFVLPSTSILPADEVKKRALARGIEVQSVTLGYVSSDEEAPSWAKAGTAVYEVMGRSNGRLAFFYFNATTGQLLWQDVLVHS
- the surE gene encoding 5'/3'-nucleotidase SurE; this encodes MREENAVMRMLICNDDGIQAAGLFALVEIASAFGEVVVAAPDRQRSASSHGISLHRTIRVERREVPGASDAFALSGTPVDCCKWALAVLHAGRPFDLVLSGINAGANLATDVLYSGTVAIAGEAALQGVKALALSHVGPPFDFASAQEACRLLIELAIELDLPADTFLSANIPFVGQKTWTRADIVWCDLGVRRYHDVFSRELDVEGHEVYRYGGDIIDEVGEGLVDIGVVRSGKVSLTPMRYHFTNDEFLQNMISRS
- a CDS encoding ATP-dependent metallopeptidase FtsH/Yme1/Tma family protein; translation: MTMREWLIGTGIAVVAFLGMLHVIQIIPVLFLAGLGAMLWVVLDRRNAQAPAGRDVSVRPNVSFDEIGGQESAKRELMEALDFLRYRDRIAQLGIRPIKGILLTGPPGTGKTLMAKAAATYTDSVFLSASGSEFVEMYVGVGASRVRELFRRARALAKRENKDSAIIFLDEIDVVGGRRGQHSHQEYDQTLNQLLTEMDGMNTSQHPFVLVMAATNRPDMLDPALLRPGRFDRQIRVDLPDKEGRLHILRIQTKNKPLAPDVDLEHIARETFGFSGAQLEAVVNEAAIMALRKGESVIRQEMFRDAVDKVLMGEKTGRRPTDEELERVAVHEIGHAIVTELLRPGAVSHITIAPRGRALGFVRQIPEDDQYLYTKEQLEQQIDIALAGCLAEELQYGNRSTGAQNDFQQASQLARTMVRCGLSRLGIVDEEHLPERLLEREVRFILAERERATRDLLRPYQGEIARLAKQVVREESVDGAEFRQWLNGLAPAELTSAMTTASE
- a CDS encoding amidohydrolase, yielding MAQERSVIVLEVGGAVVDRDTVYRGPAYFVIEGSRIVRHGEGAYEPEPGEVVVRRWRKRDRIAIPGLVNAHGHAAMTLLRGVGDDLPLMTWLQERIFPIEARLTGECVYWGTQLACWEMLLSGTTAYADMYMMMDHAAEAVAESGMRALLSIGLAAAEPEVQVEKLEASRAFVQTWHGAADGRIQVALGPHAPYTCPEPFLTQIADLAADLGVGIQIHLSETRGEVDQFLSQEGLTPIGLAERAGLFQVPTLAAHCVHATQDDIEILRAHDVRVAHNPQSNLKLGSGIMPLPDMLSRGVTVGLGTDGAASNNNLDMFEEMRLAATLHKGVREDATSIDAATAFALATEFGARALFLPEGHGTLRAGAVCDMVLLDARSPHFTPSHDLLSDLVYAAGADDVRDVIVAGEWVLQNREPTALDVERIRYEAARLKDLLTRA